In Methanobrevibacter sp., a genomic segment contains:
- a CDS encoding prephenate dehydrogenase: MVKMKIGIIGGSDGLGKTLVYYFRDDFDVYITGRDHKKGRAVADEAGANYIESNADLAKISDMVIISVPIQHTSDVIREVAPFMKEGSVMIDVTSVKEEPSKTMAEVLPDTIEYIPTHPIFGPRTMILDNQVIVLTPDKKGKWYDKVYKYLESKNMRIIETTAQKHDYMMSIVQILTHFAFISTASAIEKLKVDLAETEDYESPIYNLMIDMIARIVAQNPYLTYNIQTMNNNGPKIRTTFADAVLELRDVINSYDEDEFVDIAIKATKHMGDIKNALGRSDKAIGALNYEYRILNNSIGQEVGLQHIYSKKIHVGILESIDGKTAVLKNGNKIKKLRVANIRILLEDELYQWKIKNYYNRTESISCIFPKNVNAETIEQTVMNIDNIIDINLIDTYNGPQIDDDSISLTFKVTALDKSDIENVKKLFTGFGGKLR, encoded by the coding sequence ATGGTTAAAATGAAAATTGGAATTATTGGAGGTAGCGATGGTTTGGGAAAAACCCTTGTCTACTACTTTAGAGATGACTTTGACGTATATATAACTGGAAGAGACCACAAAAAAGGCAGGGCGGTTGCTGATGAAGCCGGCGCGAATTACATTGAATCCAATGCAGATCTTGCAAAAATTAGCGACATGGTGATAATCTCCGTCCCTATCCAGCACACTTCAGACGTCATACGTGAAGTTGCGCCGTTCATGAAAGAGGGATCAGTCATGATTGACGTCACATCCGTTAAGGAGGAACCCTCCAAGACCATGGCCGAAGTGCTTCCGGACACCATAGAATACATTCCAACACACCCAATTTTTGGCCCTAGAACCATGATATTGGACAATCAGGTTATTGTCCTAACACCTGATAAAAAAGGCAAATGGTATGATAAAGTATATAAATACCTTGAAAGCAAGAATATGAGGATTATCGAAACAACAGCTCAAAAACATGATTATATGATGAGCATTGTGCAGATTTTGACTCATTTCGCATTCATTTCCACAGCTTCAGCTATTGAAAAGTTGAAAGTGGATTTAGCAGAAACCGAAGACTATGAAAGTCCCATCTATAATTTGATGATTGATATGATTGCAAGGATTGTTGCCCAAAATCCATATCTGACATACAACATCCAAACAATGAACAATAACGGGCCTAAAATCAGGACCACATTTGCTGATGCCGTGCTTGAATTGAGAGATGTCATAAACAGCTATGACGAAGATGAGTTCGTGGACATAGCCATCAAGGCAACAAAACATATGGGAGACATTAAAAACGCATTGGGTAGAAGTGACAAGGCAATAGGTGCCTTGAACTACGAATACCGCATATTGAACAATTCCATTGGTCAGGAAGTCGGGCTGCAGCACATCTACTCTAAAAAAATACATGTAGGAATTCTTGAAAGCATCGACGGCAAAACTGCTGTTCTTAAAAATGGAAATAAAATTAAAAAACTGCGTGTGGCCAACATTCGCATACTGCTGGAAGATGAGCTTTACCAATGGAAGATCAAAAACTATTACAACAGAACAGAATCCATCAGCTGCATATTCCCAAAAAATGTTAATGCCGAAACAATAGAGCAAACCGTGATGAACATCGATAACATAATTGACATTAATTTAATTGATACCTACAACGGCCCCCAAATTGATGACGATTCAATCAGTTTGACATTCAAGGTCACTGCACTGGACAAGAGCGACATAGAAAATGTCAAAAAATTGTTCACAGGCTTCGGCGGAAAACTGAGATAA
- a CDS encoding mRNA surveillance protein pelota translates to MKIIKQDTKEGIIELVPETLDDLWHLSHIVEVGDNASSRTTRRIQDNTGDKLRSDRGVKKTFYLGLDIENIGFHLFTGKLRLTGVITRGPEDLIPLGSHHTLEVKLNTPITIKKQKWPKWAIKRLNQAVDASKKLSSIIVVLEDDSATLGLMRQFGIEYYGPIKGQVSGKRIVDKNRQKNIIKFYEKVIESIVKFDSIESIVLAGPGFVKNDFYDYLKEKHKDLAKISIIESTGSGGRVGISEVLKKGTVEKLTSENRVAIEMGAVNKLLEQIGKNSSKIAYGPKQVTNAINMGAVSELLILDTKVASDNMGDLMDMVENMKGTVMVISSEHEGGKQLESLGGMAAILRYEIT, encoded by the coding sequence ATGAAAATTATAAAACAGGATACAAAAGAGGGAATAATTGAATTGGTTCCCGAAACCTTGGATGATTTGTGGCATTTGTCCCATATAGTAGAAGTTGGGGACAATGCATCCTCCAGGACAACTCGCCGCATACAGGATAACACAGGAGATAAATTGAGAAGTGATCGAGGAGTCAAAAAAACATTTTATCTGGGGTTGGATATTGAAAATATTGGTTTTCATCTATTCACGGGCAAATTAAGGTTAACAGGAGTCATCACCAGAGGTCCTGAAGACTTAATACCTCTCGGGTCTCACCACACTCTGGAAGTTAAACTGAACACACCAATCACAATCAAAAAACAAAAATGGCCGAAATGGGCAATCAAGAGACTCAATCAGGCTGTTGACGCATCTAAAAAACTGTCTTCAATCATTGTGGTCTTGGAGGATGATTCAGCCACACTTGGATTGATGAGACAATTCGGAATTGAGTATTACGGACCAATCAAGGGCCAGGTATCCGGCAAAAGAATCGTTGACAAGAACAGGCAGAAAAATATCATCAAGTTTTATGAAAAGGTCATAGAATCAATTGTGAAATTCGATTCGATTGAAAGCATAGTCCTTGCAGGACCAGGATTTGTGAAAAACGATTTCTATGATTATCTAAAGGAAAAGCATAAGGATTTGGCGAAGATATCCATAATTGAAAGCACAGGTTCCGGAGGTCGTGTAGGCATAAGTGAAGTACTTAAAAAAGGAACGGTTGAAAAATTGACTTCTGAAAATAGGGTAGCCATTGAAATGGGGGCTGTTAATAAACTACTGGAACAAATAGGCAAAAACTCCTCAAAAATAGCTTATGGGCCAAAGCAAGTTACAAACGCCATTAACATGGGTGCAGTTAGCGAACTTCTGATTCTCGACACTAAGGTTGCAAGCGATAACATGGGCGATTTGATGGACATGGTTGAAAATATGAAAGGAACGGTAATGGTCATCAGCAGTGAGCATGAAGGCGGTAAACAATTGGAAAGCTTGGGTGGCATGGCCGCCATTCTAAGATATGAAATAACTTAA
- a CDS encoding cell wall biosynthesis protein has product MYASIIIALFMVFIFSALGTAILDIIFRFFGKRGYLGNLYPNVRGGIPRAVGLVPFIILSLYFLPRFNSLILIMGIFAFIDDLLGRRKSPFGIEWGQLSRGIGIVLVMIAGILQGLGVSSIFIALLVQPLNISDMQPGSTCIVTLIMCIVTIVLMFIVGSADVSELPAFYTPLLLFVVCLGYSPLDFSGKIMLGEVGNHTFAIALGSSFYIMGGLAGVIVMFIVTTCLIAFVRRNTLKVFFRRNLGLLDPTFGDYFMDVLTGGGLGDLLRKWILEDKQHDVKNPLLISLGFRRLLYNPHAPHPKSYVPRDNTRLLGK; this is encoded by the coding sequence ATGTATGCATCGATAATTATAGCATTATTTATGGTTTTTATTTTTTCAGCACTGGGAACCGCCATTCTGGATATTATTTTTAGGTTCTTTGGTAAAAGGGGATATTTGGGAAATTTGTATCCTAATGTTCGCGGTGGAATTCCAAGAGCAGTAGGTCTGGTCCCATTTATAATCCTATCTCTTTACTTCTTACCCAGATTCAACAGCCTCATTTTAATCATGGGGATTTTTGCTTTTATCGATGATTTGCTGGGAAGAAGGAAATCTCCATTCGGAATTGAATGGGGGCAATTATCAAGAGGTATTGGAATAGTTTTAGTGATGATTGCGGGTATTCTCCAGGGTTTGGGGGTCTCTTCAATTTTCATAGCTCTTTTGGTACAGCCTCTTAACATTTCAGACATGCAGCCGGGTTCCACTTGTATCGTTACCCTGATAATGTGTATTGTAACAATAGTTCTGATGTTCATTGTAGGATCCGCTGACGTTTCAGAGCTTCCTGCATTCTACACTCCGTTACTTTTATTCGTAGTCTGTCTTGGGTACTCTCCGCTTGACTTTTCTGGAAAAATCATGTTGGGGGAAGTCGGAAACCATACTTTTGCCATCGCATTAGGTTCTTCCTTCTATATTATGGGAGGTTTAGCAGGAGTAATAGTCATGTTTATAGTGACCACCTGTCTAATAGCATTTGTTAGAAGAAACACTTTAAAAGTATTCTTCAGGCGAAATCTAGGGTTGCTTGATCCGACTTTCGGAGATTATTTCATGGATGTTTTGACTGGTGGAGGATTGGGAGACCTATTGAGAAAATGGATATTGGAAGATAAGCAACATGATGTTAAAAATCCGCTGTTGATTAGCTTAGGTTTTAGAAGGTTATTGTATAATCCTCATGCGCCTCATCCAAAAAGTTATGTTCCTAGAGATAACACAAGACTGTTAGGCAAGTGA
- a CDS encoding glycosyltransferase, whose protein sequence is MKALLVVTGRGLGGDAAIALNVIKALEKKGVQCEIALDESAPGVLFKKHGYSWHKISIPQAGGHAATKLSAAKGALKLVTATFKARSLIKKINADFVIGVLGGGAIVGSVGAKLAKKKAFSLISTPLDSKVCPKFNECFIFPELDKFRWKTLPKNTDRSFYPLSDDSGSGDEKIGLSKLKEFPNFDENKKTIAFSSGSSIFKGMIDGVSKVADSTDDYNLVLVGLPLEEEYLDEINKRNIIYAGYIDWINHLFKFADLAVLTDDGVSIQEALSSNTPIVTLTHVKWGRYENMAGVFEGAIVESSVDDVVVNVQKAFDEYDELSKNASKYGKLCLEASDMLVEKMLKKVK, encoded by the coding sequence ATGAAAGCGTTATTGGTGGTTACTGGAAGAGGATTGGGCGGAGATGCAGCCATTGCCTTAAATGTAATTAAGGCACTTGAAAAAAAGGGAGTTCAGTGTGAAATTGCTTTAGATGAATCTGCTCCAGGAGTATTATTTAAAAAACATGGATACTCATGGCATAAGATTTCCATTCCTCAGGCCGGAGGCCATGCAGCAACCAAACTGTCTGCCGCAAAAGGGGCCTTGAAATTAGTGACTGCAACATTTAAGGCACGTAGTTTAATAAAAAAAATCAACGCTGATTTTGTCATTGGAGTTCTGGGTGGAGGAGCCATTGTCGGATCAGTGGGTGCAAAATTGGCCAAAAAAAAGGCATTTTCATTAATATCAACACCTCTTGACTCAAAAGTATGTCCAAAATTCAATGAATGCTTCATTTTCCCCGAGTTGGATAAATTCAGATGGAAAACACTTCCGAAAAACACTGATAGATCCTTTTATCCATTATCTGACGATTCTGGCAGTGGAGATGAAAAGATTGGTCTTTCAAAATTAAAGGAATTTCCCAATTTTGATGAGAATAAAAAGACAATCGCATTTTCTTCAGGCTCATCAATCTTCAAGGGCATGATTGATGGTGTATCGAAGGTCGCCGATTCCACGGATGATTATAATCTCGTTTTAGTCGGTCTTCCTCTAGAGGAGGAATATCTGGATGAGATTAACAAGAGAAACATTATCTATGCTGGCTATATCGATTGGATTAATCATTTATTCAAATTCGCCGATTTGGCTGTTTTAACCGATGATGGTGTTTCTATTCAAGAGGCTTTAAGCAGCAACACTCCAATCGTTACTTTGACTCATGTTAAATGGGGAAGATATGAGAATATGGCTGGAGTATTTGAGGGAGCAATTGTCGAGTCTTCCGTTGATGATGTCGTTGTCAATGTCCAAAAGGCATTTGATGAATATGATGAACTGTCTAAAAACGCATCCAAATACGGGAAGCTTTGCCTTGAAGCCAGTGACATGCTGGTTGAAAAGATGTTAAAAAAGGTAAAATAG
- a CDS encoding NAD(P)/FAD-dependent oxidoreductase, which produces MENIVIGSGPAGRLASLELGKLKKEVTLIEKNHIAGTCLNEGCMVICALTDITKFIDSNNRFNNYGFIKSQLDISYEKIVEKIIETQEKLRKLNQMENESFGNNIIYGEASIDGETVNVNGESFEYDNLLIATGARPFIPDIKGCEYGLTNKDILKLDKVPEKLNIIGGGIIACEIANIYSTLGSEVNVLARSTFLKELDDAAKKYLLERIMPNVNIIENTNIKEAFKDKVLLENGDELEGIPFFATGRTPNSEIAEGFVDLNDDRTIKVNDMMQTSKENVYAAGDVTGGYLLTPVARMEGIAAARNMAGYLNKISYSCIPQTLSLNMEASFVKNEKSECSEEDKATIGIPGIAGPSSFWNILTGDTGYTEVEFDKENNKINRINSISPSSTSDVAYLSFLMRMDYDLDDYSEFLEIHPSTDSNYKIIKNMWL; this is translated from the coding sequence ATGGAAAATATTGTAATCGGTTCAGGTCCTGCGGGAAGATTAGCTTCTCTTGAGCTTGGAAAACTAAAAAAAGAAGTAACTTTAATTGAAAAAAACCATATAGCCGGCACTTGTTTAAATGAAGGTTGCATGGTAATCTGTGCATTAACAGACATTACGAAATTCATTGATTCGAATAACAGATTCAACAATTACGGATTCATAAAAAGCCAGCTAGACATTTCCTATGAGAAGATAGTTGAAAAAATTATAGAAACACAGGAAAAACTCAGAAAGCTAAATCAGATGGAAAATGAAAGCTTTGGAAACAACATAATCTATGGTGAAGCGAGTATCGATGGCGAAACCGTTAATGTCAATGGCGAAAGTTTCGAATATGATAACTTACTTATAGCTACCGGAGCCCGCCCATTCATTCCAGATATCAAAGGCTGCGAATACGGATTGACTAACAAGGACATTTTGAAGCTCGACAAAGTTCCTGAAAAGTTAAACATCATAGGCGGGGGGATAATAGCCTGTGAAATAGCCAACATCTACTCGACATTAGGAAGTGAGGTTAATGTTCTTGCAAGAAGCACATTTCTAAAAGAGCTTGATGATGCCGCCAAAAAGTACCTCCTAGAAAGAATCATGCCGAATGTCAATATAATAGAAAACACCAACATCAAGGAAGCCTTTAAAGATAAAGTTTTATTGGAAAATGGCGATGAACTGGAAGGAATTCCGTTTTTTGCAACAGGAAGAACACCAAACAGCGAAATTGCTGAAGGTTTCGTTGACTTGAATGATGACAGGACCATCAAAGTGAATGATATGATGCAGACCAGCAAAGAAAACGTATATGCTGCAGGAGACGTTACCGGAGGATATCTATTAACACCAGTAGCCCGGATGGAGGGCATTGCCGCTGCAAGAAATATGGCAGGATATCTAAATAAGATTAGCTATAGCTGCATTCCTCAAACATTGAGCTTGAACATGGAAGCCAGCTTTGTCAAAAATGAGAAATCAGAATGCAGTGAAGAGGACAAAGCCACAATCGGAATTCCAGGAATTGCCGGACCGTCCTCATTCTGGAACATATTGACCGGAGATACAGGATACACAGAAGTGGAGTTTGATAAAGAAAACAATAAAATAAATAGAATCAACTCAATATCCCCATCATCAACAAGCGATGTGGCATATCTTTCATTTTTAATGAGAATGGATTATGATCTGGATGACTACTCCGAATTTTTAGAGATACATCCTTCTACAGATTCAAATTACAAAATAATAAAAAACATGTGGTTATAA
- a CDS encoding HypC/HybG/HupF family hydrogenase formation chaperone: MCIAAPAHVVEINREENWLYADFGGARQQAKLDLLPEVEVGDYVLIHAGYAIEKLTEEAAKESLEAWEELLDMLEEEDMEMEKARMEFNQQNQ; the protein is encoded by the coding sequence ATGTGTATTGCCGCACCAGCTCATGTAGTTGAAATTAACAGGGAGGAGAATTGGTTGTATGCTGACTTTGGTGGAGCAAGACAACAGGCCAAGTTAGACCTCCTGCCTGAGGTGGAAGTTGGAGATTATGTTCTCATCCATGCAGGTTATGCAATTGAAAAATTAACCGAGGAAGCTGCTAAGGAATCTTTGGAAGCATGGGAAGAACTCTTGGACATGCTTGAAGAAGAGGATATGGAAATGGAAAAAGCAAGAATGGAATTCAATCAACAGAATCAATAG
- a CDS encoding amino acid-binding protein, whose amino-acid sequence MMIKMWEIVNEKFKKYPARIRVAEKMIELGLSINEDGKIYCGNLKISDKALATSAEVDRRAIKSTIEVIKEDDELNNLFSNIIPAGTLLKNIAKNLELGVIEIEVGSESEGILSATTNLISKKGIGIRQAYAEDTELQKTPLLTIITEEPVKGDLINEFLKIKGVTRVSIY is encoded by the coding sequence ATGATGATAAAAATGTGGGAAATAGTCAATGAAAAATTCAAAAAATACCCTGCGCGCATAAGAGTTGCAGAAAAAATGATTGAACTGGGATTGTCCATTAATGAAGACGGGAAAATCTACTGTGGAAATTTAAAGATAAGTGATAAGGCATTAGCTACCTCTGCAGAAGTTGACAGAAGAGCCATCAAATCAACAATTGAAGTTATAAAAGAAGATGACGAATTAAACAATTTGTTTTCAAACATCATTCCTGCAGGAACCCTCCTGAAAAATATCGCCAAAAACCTGGAATTGGGCGTTATCGAAATAGAAGTGGGATCTGAAAGCGAAGGAATACTATCTGCAACAACAAATTTGATTTCAAAAAAAGGAATAGGCATAAGACAAGCTTATGCTGAAGATACGGAGCTTCAAAAAACTCCATTATTAACCATAATTACTGAAGAACCCGTCAAAGGGGATTTGATAAACGAATTTTTAAAAATAAAAGGAGTAACAAGAGTGTCAATCTATTGA
- a CDS encoding iron-sulfur cluster assembly protein, protein MSEDLVNDIKDAVSVINDPHMGISIVEMGIVQNITVEGDQAEIILKPTNPGCMSITRIAADAKIRAESVEGIDTAKIIVEGHAMADSINEMINR, encoded by the coding sequence ATGTCAGAAGATTTAGTAAATGATATTAAAGACGCTGTTTCTGTAATTAATGACCCTCACATGGGCATAAGTATTGTAGAAATGGGCATTGTACAAAATATTACTGTAGAAGGCGATCAAGCTGAAATTATCCTTAAACCAACCAACCCGGGTTGTATGAGTATCACCCGTATTGCTGCCGATGCTAAAATTAGAGCAGAAAGCGTTGAAGGCATTGATACTGCAAAAATTATCGTTGAAGGACATGCGATGGCAGACTCCATTAACGAAATGATTAATAGATAA
- a CDS encoding DUF5591 domain-containing protein produces MQVICSSEESLYRPEAVRWRQRMEMMKPLGDTVVLLPCSMKKPYSNSKSHQKFRKLTRSYQELIVTSPFGICPRELENTFPIQSYDTSTTGVWSEDEIEETGKLIEKYTKGKQVVANLAGGYLQSAEAYLDDFINVCVDDRPTSPDSLYNLRMELKKHQKINRREKTLHELKSIAKYQFGENGDKFIPDNVKTKGMYHKRILSNGVQLALLNKDYGLYRLNLAGGEILKDLGINVVDIDFELQTNTVFAPGIEKASHDIIPNDEVVVVRDDTVVGVGKAIMTGREMEELNNGIGVKIKHRLK; encoded by the coding sequence ATGCAAGTAATATGTTCAAGTGAAGAATCTTTGTACCGTCCGGAAGCGGTTAGATGGAGACAAAGAATGGAAATGATGAAACCTTTAGGAGATACCGTCGTCTTATTGCCATGCAGCATGAAAAAACCCTATTCAAATTCAAAGTCCCATCAAAAATTTAGAAAGCTGACAAGGTCATATCAGGAACTCATTGTAACTTCCCCATTTGGAATATGTCCCAGAGAACTTGAAAATACTTTCCCAATTCAATCTTACGATACAAGTACGACCGGAGTATGGTCAGAAGATGAAATTGAAGAAACCGGCAAATTAATTGAAAAATACACTAAAGGAAAACAGGTTGTAGCCAATCTTGCAGGAGGATATCTGCAATCTGCAGAAGCTTATTTGGATGATTTCATTAATGTCTGCGTTGACGACAGACCCACTTCACCCGATTCCCTTTACAATTTAAGAATGGAACTCAAAAAACATCAAAAGATTAACAGAAGAGAAAAAACCTTGCACGAACTAAAATCCATTGCCAAATATCAATTTGGTGAAAATGGAGATAAATTCATTCCTGATAATGTCAAAACCAAAGGAATGTATCACAAAAGGATATTGTCCAATGGAGTTCAACTTGCCCTATTAAATAAAGATTATGGATTATATAGACTAAACCTTGCAGGCGGAGAAATACTGAAAGATTTAGGGATAAATGTCGTAGATATTGATTTTGAATTACAGACAAATACCGTTTTTGCACCAGGAATTGAAAAAGCTTCACACGATATCATTCCAAACGATGAGGTAGTGGTCGTTAGAGATGACACCGTTGTAGGCGTTGGCAAAGCGATAATGACTGGCCGTGAGATGGAAGAATTGAATAACGGTATTGGTGTGAAAATAAAACACAGATTAAAATAA
- a CDS encoding TIGR00295 family protein: MEMELLKKENTPENVIEHSKAVYKKAMKIASNFDNADTDLIRKGALLHDIGRSKTHGITHAIEGVKIAREYGYDDDVLNIIERHIGAGITAEEAAKLGLPEKSYVPQTLEEKIVAHADNLVSGSEEVDIEFVIEKWKRRIDEPEDNIKRFKKLNYELIEVFEE, encoded by the coding sequence ATGGAAATGGAATTACTTAAAAAAGAGAATACACCAGAAAATGTTATCGAACATTCAAAGGCAGTTTATAAAAAAGCTATGAAAATAGCTTCTAATTTTGACAATGCAGATACTGATTTAATCCGCAAAGGCGCTCTTTTGCATGATATTGGAAGATCAAAAACTCATGGCATCACCCATGCGATTGAAGGAGTTAAGATTGCAAGAGAATATGGCTATGATGATGACGTTTTAAATATTATCGAAAGACATATCGGTGCCGGAATTACTGCTGAGGAAGCTGCAAAGCTAGGGCTTCCTGAAAAATCATATGTGCCCCAAACGCTTGAGGAAAAAATCGTGGCGCATGCGGACAATCTGGTCAGCGGCAGTGAAGAGGTCGACATCGAGTTCGTTATAGAAAAATGGAAACGCAGAATTGATGAGCCTGAAGATAATATTAAAAGATTTAAAAAACTTAATTATGAACTAATAGAAGTTTTCGAGGAATAA
- the tfe gene encoding transcription factor E: MINDPLVKTLLTNVVEDESNLPIVEALIDGVDTDEEIANKTGIKLNIVRKILYKLYDMGLASYKRSKDPETQWFTYSWKFEKEEVINRIKKDSEQYLKMLNEELEREENNMFFICPQGHVRLDFDEASDYEFLCPICMEELEFQDNADNIKQLKEDLKMVESNFNSFNEKNK, encoded by the coding sequence ATGATAAACGATCCATTAGTAAAGACATTATTGACAAACGTTGTTGAAGATGAAAGTAATTTGCCTATTGTTGAAGCATTAATCGATGGTGTGGATACTGATGAAGAGATTGCCAACAAAACTGGAATCAAATTAAATATCGTCAGGAAAATTCTTTACAAACTTTACGACATGGGATTGGCTAGTTATAAAAGAAGCAAAGACCCTGAAACCCAATGGTTTACATATTCATGGAAATTTGAAAAAGAAGAAGTTATCAATCGGATAAAAAAGGATTCGGAACAATATCTGAAAATGCTTAATGAGGAACTGGAACGTGAAGAAAACAACATGTTTTTCATCTGCCCGCAAGGCCACGTCAGGCTTGATTTTGATGAAGCGTCAGATTATGAATTCTTATGCCCTATTTGTATGGAAGAATTGGAATTCCAAGACAATGCCGATAACATTAAACAACTTAAAGAAGATTTGAAAATGGTTGAAAGTAATTTTAATTCCTTTAATGAAAAAAACAAATAA
- a CDS encoding coenzyme F420-0:L-glutamate ligase has protein sequence MRDLENIKHVINGDYIVIPIETGYIKPNEDLSSIIEPAKILMEDKDYLVIAETPISVSQNRLVDESQYTPSLTAKFLTTVWSKYLWGYVLGPLLGIKERTIRNLRKLPEETKAHKEVVLQLYGLKHALKPASEAGIDLSNAPGTFVSLLPENPEKVAKEIKEEIGKDVCVMIIDTDATYMKNGKYFTGLPIAIDGIDADNGFFGYFKGQLSENMGSTPLGCSEKMDVETALKMANIAEDYQKSLSTEMKTIHSVKAVLGTEMDEVTVEALDSITHTPAAIIRKRI, from the coding sequence ATGAGAGATTTAGAAAATATAAAACATGTGATTAACGGAGATTATATCGTAATTCCAATTGAAACCGGCTACATCAAGCCCAATGAAGATTTAAGTTCGATCATAGAACCCGCAAAAATATTAATGGAAGACAAGGATTATTTGGTGATTGCAGAAACCCCAATTTCCGTTTCACAAAATAGATTAGTCGACGAGTCCCAATACACACCATCACTGACAGCTAAATTCTTAACTACCGTGTGGAGCAAATACCTTTGGGGATATGTTTTAGGACCTCTTCTTGGAATAAAGGAAAGGACCATAAGAAACCTGAGAAAATTGCCCGAAGAAACAAAAGCGCATAAAGAGGTTGTTCTTCAATTATATGGATTGAAACATGCACTGAAACCGGCTTCAGAAGCAGGAATAGATTTAAGTAATGCTCCAGGAACATTTGTATCCCTACTTCCGGAAAATCCTGAAAAAGTTGCAAAGGAGATTAAGGAAGAAATCGGAAAGGACGTCTGCGTGATGATTATCGATACTGATGCGACCTATATGAAAAACGGCAAATATTTCACAGGCCTTCCCATAGCCATTGACGGAATCGATGCGGACAATGGATTTTTTGGATATTTCAAGGGACAATTGTCCGAAAATATGGGATCAACACCACTGGGATGCAGTGAAAAAATGGATGTTGAAACCGCCTTAAAAATGGCCAATATTGCTGAAGATTATCAGAAATCACTTTCAACAGAGATGAAAACAATCCATAGCGTCAAAGCCGTTCTTGGAACTGAGATGGATGAGGTTACTGTAGAAGCACTGGATTCCATAACCCATACGCCAGCAGCAATTATCAGAAAAAGAATATAG
- a CDS encoding pyruvate kinase alpha/beta domain-containing protein, whose amino-acid sequence MARKFITYFDTQGNDYTDELILAVKDKLDVCEGIKYILIASASGESALKLKKAIDKDVTIINVSHNVGFSGDNESDISPEMIEKLEGVGIKTFQGLHAFSGAARGVTNKYGGYSPLDVVADTLRMFSHGVKVAAEISIMAADAGLVPVGEEIIAIGGRAHGVDTAVILTPVNSKNLFNMKFHEIIAMPRD is encoded by the coding sequence ATGGCAAGAAAATTTATAACCTATTTTGATACACAAGGCAATGATTATACAGATGAATTGATTTTGGCTGTTAAAGATAAGCTGGATGTTTGTGAAGGCATTAAATATATCTTAATTGCATCTGCATCAGGTGAATCCGCATTAAAATTGAAAAAAGCCATTGATAAGGATGTAACCATCATTAATGTTTCCCATAATGTTGGTTTTAGTGGAGACAACGAATCAGATATTTCACCTGAAATGATTGAAAAATTGGAAGGGGTCGGCATTAAAACATTCCAGGGACTTCATGCATTTAGCGGTGCGGCAAGAGGCGTGACAAACAAATATGGAGGATATTCTCCATTGGATGTCGTTGCAGATACACTTAGAATGTTCTCCCATGGTGTAAAAGTGGCCGCTGAAATATCAATCATGGCTGCCGATGCAGGTTTGGTTCCTGTTGGTGAGGAAATTATCGCTATCGGCGGCAGGGCTCATGGTGTTGACACCGCAGTCATTTTAACTCCAGTCAATTCAAAGAATCTATTCAATATGAAATTCCATGAGATTATTGCAATGCCGAGAGATTAA